GATAGTCGTCGGCGAGCAGGTCAAGCAAAGCAGCGTCGTCATCGCCTGTCTGCACGGCGGTTTCGAACAGCGCGCGGATGCGCTCCATCTTTGGCCACGGCGCATCCAGTGGACCATTGCTGATCACATGCACGCCCGTTGTCAGTTCGCTGGCGCGCGCACGCGGACTCTCCAGGCACCAGGCCGAGGCCGTATCCGCGACGACCAGGTTGAACGGCGCGAATTCCTCCACACGCAGGGCCAGTTCCGCGATGTAATCCTTCGCGGTCATGCCGCCGGCCACGAAATCCCGCACCAGGTCGCCACGTGATCGCGGTCCGCGGCGCGGCTCGGCCATGCGGATATTGGTGACGGCGGCGAATCGCCCCGAGGTGTGCAGCGCGAGCCAGCTTCCGCCGGCCTCCAGGTCACGTCCGCCGACAACGCCGGGTGCATCGCCCCAGGGTGCTGCGGCGGCACTGGGACGCGGGTGGAACTCGTCGCGATTGGCCAACCAGACGAGCGGCCGCCCCGGAACAACATCGTGCGCGAGCAACAGCAGACACATGCGCTGCCTCCTGCCGGTCAGCTACCGCTGCCGTCGCCGGCCGCCGTCGTCGTGGAGCTGCCCAGAGCGCGCAACTTCTGCTCCAGCACCGTCAGCCGGGGATTGGAGGGACTCAGGCCACGCGCGGCGTCTATCGCACGGCGCGCGTCCTGCGCCCGGTTCTCGCCGACGCGCCGGTCGGCTTCGTCGAGCCAGGCCTCGGCCAGGCGCGAACGCAGAAATGGCAAGCCGGCATCGCCGGGAGACAGCTGGGCCAGCGTCTCGATCATGTCCTTGGCGCGATCGAGCTTTTGTTCACCCACCGCGACGTTGAATTCATCGCGCGCCCGCTGCGGCAGCGACTGCAGACCGGTCATCGCCTGCGCATTGTTGCCGTCGATCGCGAGCGCGGCGCGGTATTTGTCATACGCAGAGGTTCCCGGGGGCACCATCAGGTTGCCGGCTGCCGCGGCCTTCTCTGCGCTGGCAAGCAAGGTGGCCACTTTCTGTACCTGGTCCGGCGTCAGGACCGGCCGCGAGGCGGCGATCTCCACCTCTTCGCGCAGGTCGCGCAGGCGGGACCGCGCGGCGGAGAGCTCGGCCAGGTTTGGCGCAATGCCCTCGGCCTGGCGGATCAGCCGCTCCGCCAGATTGGCATTACTGCTTTCCAGTGCGGCATTGGCCTGCACCATCAGCGCCTGCGCGACCTGGCCCAGTCCCGTGCGGGCCTTGCTGTTATTGGGATCGCGCGCCAGTACTGCCTGGAACTGCGCCAGGGCATTGTCGTCGCCGCTGCCACTGACCTTGCCGGCGCGCAGAAGGTCCTGTGCACGCTTCACCTGCGCGTCCAGTGCAGCCCCGGCGGCCGCGCGCGCATTCTGCAGGTCGGCACGCAGGTTAGGTACGGAAGGGTCATTCGGCAGGGCACGCGCAATGTCGTCAATCCGCGTTGCGGCTTCGTCCAGGCGTCCCTGGCTGAGCAGTTCCCGCGCCTGGGCCGCGAGCGCCGCACCCGCCTTGCGCAGACCGGCCAGCGCCGGCGCGTTCTGCGCATCGGCCTGGAGCATGCGCTCGTAAAGCATGACCGCACCGTCGGTGCCAAGGATCAAGCCGGCTGCCAGGGCCTTCTCGGCCCGGTCGAACAATTCGATGACCTGGGTTTCCTCCGACTCCGCTTTCTTGAGCGCCTGCTCGGCCTGGTCGACGGCCGGCCCACCACCCAGCACCGCCCGCGCGTCGGCAAGGCGCGAATGGGCCGTCGCGTAGTCGTTTTTCTCGCGCGCCTGCTCGGCCTGGACGATCAAAGCCTCACCGACGCGACGCAGGCCCGAGCGGGCGATCTCGTTGTCGGGATCAATCGCCCGGGCCGCTTCGAACAGCTCGCGCGCGCTATCGCCGGCCGTGCCGACCAGCCGGCCGGCCTTCGACGCCGCATCGCCACGCGCGAGCAGGTCGTTGAGTTCCGTGCGCGGCAGCAGCGCACGCAATTTGTCCTGGTTGCGCCAAAGTACAAAACCGCCCATCACCACCAGGAACGCAAATGCGCCGGTGAAGATCCACGCCGCGCGCGAACCACCGGGACGGCGCACGCGATCGCGATCCGGTGGTCGCCGGGCGTCCGTCGCACGCAGCGGACGTTCCGCCGCCGCGACGATGTCGTCCATCCTGCCGAGACTGGGTTCAGCACGCCGGCGCGGTTCGGCGCCCATGCGTGCGGAAGGCGAGGCTCTTTCCGTGCCGCCTCGCGGCGACGCCGAGCGCGGTCGCACCAGGTCGCGCAATTCGCCTCGCGCAATCTGACGTTCGATACCTTCGATCGCGGTGGCGACCGCGACACCATCCTGGTAGCGATCATCGGGCTCTTTGGCCAGCAACCGGTCAAGCACCGGTTGCAGCGCCTTGAACTCCGACGGCAGCTGCGGCACCGGCTCGGTGATGTGCATGATGCCCACCGCGAGCGAGTCTTCCGCATGAAAAGGCACGCGCCCGACCAGCAGCTCGTACAGCACGATGCCGAGGCTGTAGAGATCCGAACGACCGTCGAGCGAGCGCCCCCGCGCCTGCTCGGGGCTCATGTAGTGCGGCGTACCGACGACTGCGCCGGTGCGTGTCATACGCGTGGCCGAATCGTTGGCACGGGCGATGCCGAAGTCCGTGAGCGCGAAAGAACCGTCTTCGCGAATCAGGATGTTGTCGGGCTTGACGTCGCGGTGGACGAATCCCTTGCTGTTGGCGTAGTGCAGCGCCCGCGCGATTTCGCGCACGGCGCGCAGCGCAAAAGGCACCTCGCGCGCACGACCCTCGTCATCGAGGATGGTGCCGCCAGGAATGTACTCCATGGCAATGTAGAAACAGTCGCCACTGCGGCCCACGTCGTGGATGCCGACCACGTTCGGATGATGCAATTTGGCCGCAATGCGCGCTTCGCGCAGAAAACGCTCGCCGAACGTCGGATCAGCCATCAGCGTCGGCGACATGACCTTGAGCGCCACTTCGCGATCGACCGACTCCTGCACGGCCAGGTATACCGTCGCCATGCCGCCCCGCCCGAGTGGGCGCAATACGCGGTATCCAGGAATATCGATCATCGTGGAATCGGCAGCCGACATACCGCGAGGGACGCGGCTTCGCAGCGCAAGCATAGCATGCGGTCCCCGGCCAACCGGGGCCGCGGAGGGCTCAGGCGAGGCGCCGCGCCTCCATGACATTGGGTACGGCCGAGAGTTTGCCGAGCAGGCTCGAAAGCTGGCCGTAGTCGGTCACGCGTAGCGCGAAGTTCATCGTCGCCAGTCCGGATACGGGATCCACTCGCGTATTGACCGCCACGAGGTGGGCATTGGCGGCGGCAATCACGTTGGTGATGTCCTTGTGCAGCCACTTGCGGTCATAGCCCTTGACCAGCACATCAACCTCATAGGCCTGTTCGCGGCGATTGCCCCACTCCACTTCGATGATGCGGCTGGGATCGCGAATACGAAGCCGCGCCAGGCTGGCGCAGTCCGCACGATGCACGCTGACGCCACGCCCGCGCGTGATGAACCCCATCACCGCGTCGCCGGGCAAGGGCTGGCAGCAACGGGCCAACTGGGTCAGCAGGTTGCCGACACCCTCGATGGTCATCGCATCCTTGTTGCCGGGCTTGGGCGGCCGGAGCGGCGCAGGCGCGGGTGGCTTGGGCGGGGCGACCATTTCGTGCAGCGCGCGCGCTACCTGGGCGGCACCGATATCGCCCAGCGCCAGGGCAACCAGCATTTCGTCGAGTGTCTTGAGGTGAAACCGCGGCGGCAGGCTGTCGAGCTCGACATTGGTCAGCGCCAGCCGCTTGAGTTCCCGATCCAGGATGGTGCGCCCGGCCGCCAGATTTGCCGCGTGATCGATGCGCTTGAACCACGCCCGAACCTTCTCGCGCGCCCGGTGCGTGGTGAGGAAACCGTGCTGCGCACTGAGCCAGTCGCGGCGCGGTGCGGTTTCCTTGCCGGTGAGGATTTCAATACGGTCACCGCTGGCGGGCGCGAAGGTCAGTGGCACGATGCGGCCATTGACCTTTGCACCACGACAGCGATGGCCGACATCCGTGTGCACGTGGTATGCAAAATCGAGCACCGTGGCGCCGAGCGGCAGGTCCATCACCTCGCCGCGCGGCGTCAACAGGTATACCCGGTCCTCGTGCAGATCCGTGCGCAAACCGGCCAGCAGCGCGGCATCGTCGTCCTGTTCGTCCTTCGCATCGAGCAGCTGGCGCATCCAGGCCACCTTGCGCTCGAAACTGGCGTCACCGCCACCGCCCTCCTTGTAGCGCCAGTGCGCGGCCACGCCCAGCTCGGCGTGCGCGTGCATTTCGTGGCTGCGGATCTGCACTTCCAGGGTCTTGCCTTCCGGCCCCACCACCGCCGTGTGCAGCGACTGGTAGTGGTTGCCCTTCGGGCGGGCGATGTAGTCATCGAACTCGCCCGGGATATACGGCCAGAGCGAATGCACTACGCCCAGTGCGGCGTAGCAGGCCGGCAGGTCCTTCACCAGCAGGCGCAGTGCGCGGATGTCGTACAGGGCGGTGAAGTCGCCGCCCTTGCGCTGCATCTTTTTCCAGATGGAGTAGATGTGCTTGGGACGACCGGCGATATCGGCTTCGATACCGGCATCAGCCAGGGCACTGCGCAATGTTGCGATGGCCGTCTTGATGAACGCTTCGCGGTCGGCACGCCGCTCGTCGAGCAGCTTCGCGATCCGCTTGTAGGTATCGGGCTGGGCCAGGCGGAAAGCCAGGTCTTCCAGTTCCCATTTCAGCTGCCAGATACCCAGCCGGTTGGCCAGCGGCGCGTGGATATCCGACGTCAGCTTGGCCAGTGCGCGGCGCTCCGCTTCGGCACTGCGATCAGCGGCGCGCAGTCGCGCCAGCTGGCGCGCGAGCAGGATGAAAACCACGCGCAGGTCGCGGACGATCGCCAGCAGCAGCCGGCGCAGCCCTTCTGAGCTGGTAAGGGTTTCGCGCGCGGCATGCAGCTGCCAGACCTTCTCGGCTTCACGCTGGCCTTCGACCAGGGTCCGCACCGTATCCGGCAGCACGGTACCCGGCTCGGCGGTGTAGAACAGGATGGTGGCGGACAGGGTGTCCTGATCCAGCCCGAGCTCTTCCAGGAGGCTGACGGTCGCAACGATCTCCGCCTCGGGCAGGGCACCGGATTCCAGGCGCGCTTGCGCCGCGTCGCAGGCGGCCCGCAGGGTCGCGTTGATGTCACCGCCCCTTGCAGTGCGCTGGAGCAGCCAGTCGGCTAGTGAATCGACGGTCGACCTGGTTTTCACTCGAACACGACGTCCTGGTGGTTCGCGATGCCCCACTGTACGCCGGGCTGGCGCGGCGTGTCCTGCACGCACGGTGATTTCGGCATGCCCTGTTGCGCATCGTCAAGGCATTAACCGCAGCGAGCGGCGTGAACCACCGGGCCGCCCCCGCCGCATCAGCCGCGCCGCCGGAGGGTCTGATGACCGGCGCGACTCCGGGGCGGTGTGCGTGGCTGCCAACCCCTGAAATGAACCGGGGCGCCATAGGGCGCCCCGGTGGTACCGCAGGATGGATCAGGGAACCGCCAGCGCGCGCCCGTTACGTGCCGTCATTCGCGGATGCGGATGCGGAACGAACGCGAGTTCGAGGCATTGGTCTGCGCACCCGGATAGGACAGCGTCGGGGTATCACGCATCACCACCGAACACAGCACGGAGCCCAGCCCGGGCGGATTGTTGAAGGTGTACCGCAGGCTGAAGGCGTTGCCGGACTGGGTCAGCTTCGGGCTCTGACCGAAGGCGAACGTAATCGTGCCAACCTCCGCCACACAGGCAATATTGCCGCCGTTGACCGTCGGCACGATCGGCACCAGCTCGACGCCCTGCGTCCCCAGTTCGTCGATCGAATCAGCCGGCCCTGGGTAGGCGTACGGGATGAAGGTGCTGATGACACCGCCGCAGGCCGCGGTCTTCGGATCGGCCAGGCTGCAGGTCAGCGTAGGGACGCTATCCGTGGCATCAGGCGGGACGTCAGTGCCAAAATCAAACTGCGGTGCATCGTTGTCGACACTGCTGATCGCCAGCGGAATGCTGCGCGCCACCGTATGACCCAGGCCGCCGCGGGAATCGGTCACGGTGATGTTGAACGACGCCCCGACATTGACGCGCGCGTCGGTGGCAGCATTCAGCGGCAGACCGACGCTGAAGGTACATGTGCGTGTCACCGGCGCAACGGTAATCGGCGTGGTCGAGCCGCAATTGACCGGCACGATCATCGTGGCACCACCGACAATAATCTGGATCTGGTCGTTGTTCGCACGCAGCAGGTTGCCGGCAGTCTCGGGGGTGTCGTCGGTGATGGTGAACGCGAGGTTCTGCAGGGTGGCGCCTTCGCTGATGCCCGTCAGAGTCGCCAGCGAGGTGGTGTCGAGCGTGGGCGCCCGGTCGCTGAGCGTGGTGAAGCTGGCGGCAACGTTGTTGTCGAGGCGGTCTTCCATCCCGTTATAGGTGAACAGGCCCGCGACGGCGATCGGTGCGGTGGTCGTCGGAAGGTCACCCAGGCTGGCACGCAGCGTACGCAGCACGATAAAGCGCGTGTTGACCGACGTGTTCGGCTGCAGGGTGATGTTCTTGGACACGTTCCCGGTGATGACCGGCGACGCGCCGCAGGTGGTCGCACCCATCGCCACTTCACAGTAGCGCGAGATATCAAACACGGACGAGTCATAGCCGTCACGCACGACGTAGGGAATCGCCGTCGTCGCCGACATGACCGGGATGGAGACGTCCAGGTAGTACTTGTACAGGTAGTTGTTGTCGACCGTCGGCAGCTCGACCACGGTCGAGGCAATCACGGCGTCAGGCGTATCTTCGAAGGGCGAGACGAAGAGATTGGCCGTCGGCTTGCGCGTACCGTCGGCCTTGAGGCTGTAGCACACCAGCGACGGGTCGGTCTGAATGGCGAAGGTGGTACCCAGCACCATCGAGGCCACGCCCGCGAGCGGTTGCTGCACGCCACCGGCGATGGGGCCGAATACGAAGTTCCCGCCGCCGGGGATGACACCCGGCCAGGTCACATCCAGTTTGTCATTGGCGTTTCCGCCAACCGTACCGACGTTGGCGCAGATGTAAGGGGCTGTCGTCGTGAATTTGGAAACGCCACCGCCGAAGGTCCAGTTATTGACCAGTGCGTGGTCTTCGTCACCCAGGATCAGCGGGATAGTCGTACCTGCCTTTGCTGGCGTCATTGTCGAAAACGCAACCAGCATCACACCGGCCGTA
This genomic stretch from Tahibacter amnicola harbors:
- a CDS encoding NRDE family protein — translated: MCLLLLAHDVVPGRPLVWLANRDEFHPRPSAAAAPWGDAPGVVGGRDLEAGGSWLALHTSGRFAAVTNIRMAEPRRGPRSRGDLVRDFVAGGMTAKDYIAELALRVEEFAPFNLVVADTASAWCLESPRARASELTTGVHVISNGPLDAPWPKMERIRALFETAVQTGDDDAALLDLLADDYQPPDAVLPDTGVGIALERFLGSIFIRGERYGTRASTLAWRNGDGTTGLRERSYGPEGVLIGEVAL
- a CDS encoding serine/threonine-protein kinase, with amino-acid sequence MIDIPGYRVLRPLGRGGMATVYLAVQESVDREVALKVMSPTLMADPTFGERFLREARIAAKLHHPNVVGIHDVGRSGDCFYIAMEYIPGGTILDDEGRAREVPFALRAVREIARALHYANSKGFVHRDVKPDNILIREDGSFALTDFGIARANDSATRMTRTGAVVGTPHYMSPEQARGRSLDGRSDLYSLGIVLYELLVGRVPFHAEDSLAVGIMHITEPVPQLPSEFKALQPVLDRLLAKEPDDRYQDGVAVATAIEGIERQIARGELRDLVRPRSASPRGGTERASPSARMGAEPRRRAEPSLGRMDDIVAAAERPLRATDARRPPDRDRVRRPGGSRAAWIFTGAFAFLVVMGGFVLWRNQDKLRALLPRTELNDLLARGDAASKAGRLVGTAGDSARELFEAARAIDPDNEIARSGLRRVGEALIVQAEQAREKNDYATAHSRLADARAVLGGGPAVDQAEQALKKAESEETQVIELFDRAEKALAAGLILGTDGAVMLYERMLQADAQNAPALAGLRKAGAALAAQARELLSQGRLDEAATRIDDIARALPNDPSVPNLRADLQNARAAAGAALDAQVKRAQDLLRAGKVSGSGDDNALAQFQAVLARDPNNSKARTGLGQVAQALMVQANAALESSNANLAERLIRQAEGIAPNLAELSAARSRLRDLREEVEIAASRPVLTPDQVQKVATLLASAEKAAAAGNLMVPPGTSAYDKYRAALAIDGNNAQAMTGLQSLPQRARDEFNVAVGEQKLDRAKDMIETLAQLSPGDAGLPFLRSRLAEAWLDEADRRVGENRAQDARRAIDAARGLSPSNPRLTVLEQKLRALGSSTTTAAGDGSGS
- a CDS encoding RelA/SpoT family protein, which gives rise to MKTRSTVDSLADWLLQRTARGGDINATLRAACDAAQARLESGALPEAEIVATVSLLEELGLDQDTLSATILFYTAEPGTVLPDTVRTLVEGQREAEKVWQLHAARETLTSSEGLRRLLLAIVRDLRVVFILLARQLARLRAADRSAEAERRALAKLTSDIHAPLANRLGIWQLKWELEDLAFRLAQPDTYKRIAKLLDERRADREAFIKTAIATLRSALADAGIEADIAGRPKHIYSIWKKMQRKGGDFTALYDIRALRLLVKDLPACYAALGVVHSLWPYIPGEFDDYIARPKGNHYQSLHTAVVGPEGKTLEVQIRSHEMHAHAELGVAAHWRYKEGGGGDASFERKVAWMRQLLDAKDEQDDDAALLAGLRTDLHEDRVYLLTPRGEVMDLPLGATVLDFAYHVHTDVGHRCRGAKVNGRIVPLTFAPASGDRIEILTGKETAPRRDWLSAQHGFLTTHRAREKVRAWFKRIDHAANLAAGRTILDRELKRLALTNVELDSLPPRFHLKTLDEMLVALALGDIGAAQVARALHEMVAPPKPPAPAPLRPPKPGNKDAMTIEGVGNLLTQLARCCQPLPGDAVMGFITRGRGVSVHRADCASLARLRIRDPSRIIEVEWGNRREQAYEVDVLVKGYDRKWLHKDITNVIAAANAHLVAVNTRVDPVSGLATMNFALRVTDYGQLSSLLGKLSAVPNVMEARRLA